The genomic stretch gagcccaaacgctggtctgcttgactcagtttagtttcaataacactgatgaaggcactagagcccaaacgctggtctgcttgactcagtttagtttcaataacactgatgaaggcactagagcccaaacgctggtctgcttgactcagtttagtttcaataacactgatgaaggcactagagcccaaacgctgctctgcttgactcagtttagtttcaataacactgatgaaggcactagagcccaaacgctggtctgcttgactcagtttagtttcagtaacactgatgaaggcactagagcccaaacgctggtctgcttgactcagtttagtttcaataacactgatgaaggcactagagcccaaacgctggtctgcttgactcagtttagtttcaataacactgatgaaggcactagagcccaaacgctggtctgcttgactcagtttagtttcagtaacactgatgaaggcactagagcccaaacgctgctctgcttgactcagtttagtttcagtaacactgatgaaggcactagagcccaaacgctgctctgcttgactcagtttggtttcagtaacactgatgaaggcactagagcccaaacgctggtctgcttgactcagtttagtttcaataacactgatgaaggcactagagcccaaacgctggtctgcttgactcagtttggtttcagtaacactgatgaaggcactagagcccaaacgctggtctgcttgactcagtttagtttcaataacactgatgaaggcactagagcccaaacgctggtctgcttgactcagtttagtttcaataacactgatgaaggcactgaagcccaaatgctggtctgcttgactcagtttagtttcaataacactgatgaaggcactagagcccaaacgctggtctgcttgactcagtttagtttcaataacactgatgaagcactagagcccaaacgctggtctgcttgactcagtttggtttcagtaacactgatgaagcactggagcccaaacgctggtctgcttgactcagtttggtttcagtaacactgatgaaggcactagagcccaaacgctggtctgcttgactcagtttggtttcagtaacactgatgaaggcactagagcccaaacgctggtctgcttgactcagtttggtttcagtaacactgatgaaggcactagagcccaaacgctggtctgcttgactcagtttggtttcagtaacactgatgaagcactggagcccaaacgctggtctgcttgactcagtttagtttcaataacactgatgaaggcactagagcccaaacgctggtctgcttgactcagtttagtttcaataacactgatgaaggcactagagcccaaacgctgctctgcttgactcagtttagtttcattaacactgatgaagcactagagcccaaacactggtctgcttgactcggtctggTTTCAAGAACTCTGATGAAGCTGTTAGTTTGACACTAAGATAAAACGACCCTGCCACCAAGAAATACAGTAGAATATTTTCAAGTTTATTCGTCgttttgaaataaacagtaacatttaCATGATTCCCACTGAATGCAAAGACTTTCTATATAAAACCTTCCCTCTCACTCTTACTCTCACACACGGAATGAGGAAGCCGCTCCACAGACACACTGTTTAGATTCCTTCCATGTCCGGCTGTCCGGCTCACAAGGGAGATTGACGGGTCAGTGGTCTCTGAgtgcctctgtgtctctgtgtgtctctgtgtctctgtgtgtgtctcagagtctGGGGGACCGTGCCGGGCACGTGGAACGACCCAACGAGTCCACCAGAggctacagagacacacagagacactagACACAGTGAGATGTCTCACGAGCCGGAGGCTCTTGTCACCTTCTGTTTTGCTCGGTGGAATCGACACAACCTATGACTCTGAGTTCACCCAGAGCCCCAGTGTCTCAGAGACGACAGCACAGAGGGGCCGTGACaagcagacacagagacagagatctCAGACGGTCTCGGTGTCCTGCCGGCCTCTGGTCTAACGACTTTGAGTGTCAGAGAGGCTAACAGAGACGCAAAGGACGGGCGACGAGACCTCACAGCTGGTGTTGCCAGGCACGTGGAACGACGaaactcactgtgtgtgtctctgtgtctctgtgtctctgagtgTCTCAGAGCCCGGGGGACGGCCGTGCACCTTGCTGTGTTTGCTCAGGTGGTctctgagtgtctctgtgtgtctctgtgtctctgtgtctctgagtgTCTCAGAGCCCGGGGGACGGCCGTGCACCTTGCTGTGTTTGCTCAGGTGGTCTCCGAGTGTCTCtgcgtgtctctgtgtctctgtgtctctgagtgTCTCAGAGCCCGGGGGACAGCCGTGCACCTTGCTGTGTTTGCTCAGGTGGTCTccgagtgtctctgtgtgtctctgtgtctctgtgtgtctgtgtctgtatctcAGAGGGGCCCCCATGAGTCGGGCAGCGTGGACGAGACAAAACGAGTCCACCCAGTTTGCTCACAGAGACCacgcagagacacagagactcaCAGAGTCTCGGGCCCCCTGCCGCGGCACCGTGGAACGACACAAAACGAGTCCAACCAGAGACTCACAGAGACGGTgtctctgtattgtgtgtgtgtctgtgtctctgagtGTCTCAGAGCCCGGGGGACGGCCGTGCACCTTGCTGTGTTTGCTCAGGTGGTCTCCGAGTGTCTCtgcgtgtctctgtgtctctgtgtctctgtgtctcagagCCCGGGGGACGGCGATGCACCTTGCTGTGTTTGCTCAGGTGGTCGCTGCGAGCAAATCTCTTGTCACACATCCGGCACTGATAGGGCTTCACCCCAGAGTGACAGCGTCGATGACGGGATAGCTCGTCCGAGCGAGAgaacctggagagagagaggaggggtgagacaggggagcgagagagagggggggtgagaGAGAAGGGGTGAGACAGGGGgtgggtgagggggggggggggggtggtgtgagAGAGAAGGGGTGAGACAGAAGAGCGAGAGAGAAGGGGGGTGTGAGAGAGAAGGTGTGagacaggagagacagagagagagggggggtgtgAGAGAGAAGGGGTGAGACagaagagcgagagagagagggggtatGAGAGAGAAGGTGTGagacaggagagacagagagagagggggggtgtgagagagaaggggtgagacagaagagagagaggggggggtgtgagagagaaggggagagacaGGAGAGCGAGAGAAAAGGGGAATCGAGAGAGAAAAGGAGCTTGAGAGAAAGTGAGGGAATGAGCTTGGACTGGCTCTCTGAGATTGTGATGCTCGTCTGTCTGCTAGTCTGAGTACAGatacctcccctcccctcctccctctctcttacCTCCAGCCACACCCAGCCCAGCTGCAGGTGAACGGTTTCTCCCCTGTGTGTCGCCTCACATGAGCCTTCAAGTGGCTTCTCTTTCTGTAGAGCTTCCTGCAGCCGGGGAAGGAGCAGCTGTGGAGCTGGAGCAAGGCTGGGGGAGAGGGGGGCACCCGGCCCTAGTCTCGTACGACCTCGAACTGTTTAGTTCCGGACACCTCTCcaccccgaccccccccccctaGACCCCGGCCCCCCCGGGCGTAGGTTCCCGGCACGACGCTACAGGCCTGtttgacggggggggggggcgggtgggGGTGTCTGGGGCACCAGTGCGAAGTTCTGCCCCTGGATGTCCAGCAGAAGCTGGCCGATCCCTCCAGAGGGCAGTGGCTGGAGAAGCAGGAGCACAGCCTGCCCACAGGGGGCACCGTCCGCTGTCGGGGGGGAGGGGCTGGAGTCTcctttctctcctcctcctcctccatcctcGTCCTCCTCTGCTCTCCTGGGATAACCTTTTCCCTCGTTTTCCGTTCTCTTTCCGGCGATGTTGAATCTCTCGTTCTCTTTGCTGTCCTGACCGCTGCCTGCTGTGCTCTCACTGTGAATCATATTCTCCTGCAGGAATTCTTCGATCTCCTCCAGTGTAGGCTgaaaggagagagggggaggaggaggagaaggggaaGGGGAGGAATAGACCGAAGAGGAACAGGAGGAGGGgcaagagggagggaggggggctggCAGGGTGTGGAAAGCTTCGAGGTAGCTGAAATGGTCGCTGGGCTGCGTCGGACAATATTGCTGGAGATGGTGGTAAGCGTTTTTCCCGACATTCCTGGAATCCCAAACATTCCCGGAATATTCCCAAACATTCCCGGAATATTCCCAGGCTTTCCCAAATCCCAGAGCGCTGTTGGGAGAGGGATAGGGAGAGGGGGTGGGAGGCAGGCTGTCTGACTctggggaggaggggagaggggagcccAGAGAGGAGAGGGAGCGGCGATCAGCCAGGAACAGCATCGAAGGGAGAGATGGGAATCGATGGATCGATCAGTCAGTCAGATTAGGGTCAAGAAACACCTACACAAAGAgaagcatgtttatttattgaatgattttttaatatgcttcaccagccctctctgtgctttacaatgcttccttgtgctttaccagacctctctgtgctttacaatgcttccctatgctttaccagacctctctgtgctttacaatgcttccctatgctttaccagacctctctgtgcttttacaatgcttctctatgttttacgagacttctctgtgctttacaatgcttccctatgctttaccagacctctctgtgctttacaatgcttccctgtgctttatgaACACCGAAACAAAATGCCAGACACACTacaagaaacttaataaattcaatggcaagcgtttccaTTAGAAGCCTTTCTttaaagacactgagaaagacttccagccGAAACGTTTGTCACTGAATGCATGAAGTTTCTTGCAGTGTTTCTAATATAAAGATATTAACAATAGTAAACTCACCCGTCCGTGTAGCTGCAGCTCCACTTTCTCTCTGGTGAGGACTGAGAAATCGATTGAtccaaatcaaacaaataaaaataaataaatcaatagcaTCACAAGtccttgagatttttttttttttttttacaatatctgacaataaaactgtttttattaaaatattatataaaataaatatatttagtaatATTATTAATGATATAATTCAGTTTCGAATCGGGGGAAAATGCAGGGGAAGTCCCCAGCCACCGTCCCATTTTTCAGCAGctgctatctctctctctctctctgtccgtCTCATAGGTGGCGGTTTTAAACCTGCAGAACCATCAATGGTCAACTCCCAGAAAGGGCTTGGCCTGAGAAATGGGCTCTGATTGGCCTGAAAGGGCAGAGGTTTGACAGCAGAGGGGCTGTGATTGGTTGATCACAGCAACTGGACCATAGCAACcggcatttgggctctagtgccttcatcagtgttattgaaactaaactgagtcaagcagaccagcgtttgggctccagtgccttcatcagtgttattgaaactaaactgagtcaagcagaccagcgtttgggctccagtgccttcatcagtgttactgaaactaaactgagtcaagcagaccagcgtttgggctctagtgccttcatcagtgttaatgaaactaaactgagtcaagcagaccagcgtttgggctctagtgccttcatcagtgttactgaaactaaactgagtcaagcagaccagcgtttgggctcttgCTTTCGTCAGTGTTATTGAAGCTAGAAGAGAGAGAGTCAAGCAGATAAAAGATGGTAAAGTATACAGTGTGAAGCTGTGCCAAGTCTGCAGGGTTTGAAGTCCTTCACAGGCATGCATTTCACAAGAACACCCCCCGCCATCTGCGTCACACTGTCACAAACACAGTGAGAGTAAACAGGGTGAGAGTCCTATCTGGACTCAGTCTGCGTCACACCaagagcacgcacacacacacacacacacacacacacacacacacacacacacacacacacacacacacacacacacacacacacactcttttttAGAACATGTTATAGCACCAGATCACCACCAGGCTttgcaatggggggggggggggggggggggggcagctgtgCCGTATTTCTCAACTGGGTGCAGTCCACCTCGGTAGCAGTGCGGAATGAACTGCAGAGTCGCAACAAGAACTGAATGAGAAAGAcgaaattataaaattattataacatagtttaccatgttttttttttaatatgctctgctttacaatgctttcctgtgctttaccagacctctctgtgctttgcaatgcttccctgtgctttaccagacctctctgtgctttacaatgcttccctatgctttaccagacctctctgtgctttacaatgcttccctgtgctttaccagacctctctgtgctttgcaatgcttccctgtgctttaccagacctctctgtgctttacaatgcttccctatgctttaccagacctctctgtgctttacaatgcttccctatgctttaccagacctctctgtgctttacaatgcttccctatgctttaccagacctctctgtgctttacaatgcttccctatgctttaccagacctctctgtgctttacaatgcttccctgtgctttaccagacctctctgtgctttacaatgcttccctatgctttaccagacctctctgtgctttacaatgcttccctatgctttaccagacctgtctgtgctttacaatgcttctctatgctttcccacacctctctgtgctttacaatgcttccctgtgctttaccagacctctctgtgctttacaatgctttcctgtgctttaccagacctctctgtgctttgcaatgcttccctatgctttaccagacctctctgtgctttgcaatgcttctctatgctttaccagacctctctgtgctttgcaatgcttgcctatgctttacagaCCGctctgctttgcaatgcttgatgCTTGATGCTTGTAAATACAATGAAGATATCATTACGTGGATCTATCACAACACCGCTCTAGTGTGGTCTGTTGAAATATCTATGGTTGGTACTGGGACGGTCCCATTAAACAGAGAGTAGGGGGGGGGGTGATATCACGACTTCTTACATAGCGACTAATTTGAATAAAAGCTTCACCttacagataaaacaaaatacgcgttacataaataaaaataattataatataataataataataattattattattattattattaatgttattattacaaCGCCCCTCTCCCGCTGGGGTTTGGAACCTTCCGAACTGGCGCTCGCCTCGCCTGTCGGTTTTagaattctgtttcattttttgaatTTCAGGCGTTCTGTGCGCTtcgtgcttttttcttttctttttcttttttttaacggTCGTCTCGCCTCATTGTAAGCGATTAAAACCCTCGACCTTTAAACACGGCGATATCTGTATtattaaatagatttaaataagcgaaaataaataataaacacgcaCGCAGCGACGCTACCGATTGATTGCTCACGATAACCGATATGTCCGCTTCTTCTCCCTCGCCTCACAGCGACGCCCCCCCGGCTCCCGGCTTCACCCCGGGCGGGCAGCGTCCTTTCGACCCCGAGGAACACGGGCTGGACGGCGGCTTCAGGCTCACCTCCTTCTCCGACCTCAAGGGCTGAGGGTGCAAGGTCCCGCAGGAGGCTCTGCTCAAGCTCCTGCGGGTTCTGGAGCCGGGTCCCCCGGCCGCCGAGCTGCGGGGAGCGGCGGGGCAGGAGCCCGGTCAGGACGGGCACTTCCACCTCGAGGtcccgcagcagcagcagcagcatcaaccGCCCGGCAAGCTCGGTAAAGAGAGATGAAAAGAGCCgcgcaaaaaaataaataaataaaataacacactcCTGTTGTGTATCTCCAATAAGGGATGCGCTCTGGAAAGCGTGTATTTATTGGTTTAGTCATTGTGTATTTGATGCGATCGCCTTACTGTGACGTGAAACAACGCGTTTTAATTTTAGTAGTttgttttgtgaagaaaaaaaaaaaaaaatatatatatatatatatatatatatatataatatatatatatatatatatatatatataaatgtatgaaaACGTTTGTACTGCTGTTGGTAATCAAAcatatgatattttatatatatcatatatagtatatatataatatagttatataagataatatatattatatatactatatatatatatagcatatatatccCTATTTCGATATAGTTATGAGTTCACTAACtaatgtgttttaacaaaattaGTCGAATTAAAACCCGTGTGAATCTGTCTTGAAAGAACTTTCTTCTTACTGAACGACGGTTCtgcttgattaaaaaataattatatataaattaaatatataataaataaatatatttcatatatattatatatagttatatatatatgcaattgtatataatatataacacgtTAAACTAAGGCGTGTTTTTGTgtcgaataaaataaaatgtaagattaaaa from Polyodon spathula isolate WHYD16114869_AA chromosome 43, ASM1765450v1, whole genome shotgun sequence encodes the following:
- the LOC121305485 gene encoding Krueppel-like factor 15, yielding MLFLADRRSLSSLGSPLPSSPESDSLPPTPSPYPSPNSALGFGKAWEYSGNVWEYSGNVWDSRNVGKNAYHHLQQYCPTQPSDHFSYLEAFHTLPAPLPPSCPSSCSSSVYSSPSPSPPPPPLSFQPTLEEIEEFLQENMIHSESTAGSGQDSKENERFNIAGKRTENEGKGYPRRAEEDEDGGGGGEKGDSSPSPPTADGAPCGQAVLLLLQPLPSGGIGQLLLDIQGQNFALVPQTPPPAPPPRQTGLGRVPPSPPALLQLHSCSFPGCRKLYRKRSHLKAHVRRHTGEKPFTCSWAGCGWRFSRSDELSRHRRCHSGVKPYQCRMCDKRFARSDHLSKHSKVHRRPPGSETQRHRDTETRRDTRRPPEQTQQGARPSPGL